A stretch of Henckelia pumila isolate YLH828 chromosome 4, ASM3356847v2, whole genome shotgun sequence DNA encodes these proteins:
- the LOC140863805 gene encoding uncharacterized protein isoform X2 has translation MSFLLLKRLYHSNSARKSLLKTHLLPRILSYSSCCSLNPIHEQFVSAGKFDNGFPSVFSFNWKVQYGSTFTRLACSQAAVESSTFDGLTVERIIANNWTIYDENENDWKSHASAIARSIHLIKKRLRESLNGLLTLRISIKEKELESLPAGEHDSCSCFIEYNFQASSLENSVKHFVSLANEGKYPKIRALLHKFVKHEKAPPVSSFCHALSTSSDNLCANHIIFDILMSSYVNNTKLDLALESFKRAGDYGFKFSVLSCNSLLGMLVKECRIGSLEFVYKEMIRRRIELNLITFNTMINGLCKAGKLNKARDMVEDMKVRQVLPNVVTYNTLIDGYCKRGGMGKLYQAKMLFKEMMENRVLPNVVTYNILIDGSCKDGSLVSGIKLFRELKEQGLKPSAITFNTLINGLCIGGKIDEAMTLKEDMVKSGLEPNIATYNALINGFAKKNMLTETREFLDEIVKKGIVVNVLTYNTLIDAYCKAGKVEDASSIYYMMLERMMYPNVSTYNSLIGGYFRGGNIEEVNKLLFEMEKNGLKADIITYNIRINAMCKIGQTRNGVRLLDEMSQKGLNPTHVTYNALVAGYCHQGNRRAALTMMKRMEKEGKRPNVVTYNVLIKDHCQNGKLEEANRLLNEMLEKGLVPNRITYDIIKEEMVEKGFIPDIDGHLYNDSV, from the exons ATGTCATTTTTGTTGCTGAAAAGATTGTATCATTCCAATTCAGCTCGAAAATCCCTCCTGAAGACCCATTTACTCCCTCGAATTCTCTCTTATTCCTCTTGCTGTTCCCTTAATCCAATTCATGAACAGTTTGTTTCAGCTGGGAAATTTGATAATGGGTTTCCATCAGTTTTTAGCTTTAACTGGAAAGTTCAATATGGGTCTACTTTCACCCGTCTTGCGTGTTCACAGGCTGCTGTTGAGTCATCCACTTTTGATGGGCTAACTGTGGAACGCATCATCGCGAATAATTGGACCATTTATGATGAAAATGAGAATGATTGGAAGAGCCATGCTTCTGCCATCGCTCGGTCTATCCACCTTATCAAGAAACGACTACGA GAATCTTTGAATGGTCTACTTACATTGAGGATATCCATCAAAGAAAAAGAGCTTGAATCCCTACCAGCTGGGGAGCATGACTCTTGCTCCTGTTTCATCGAG TATAATTTCCAGGCCAGCTCCCTAGAAAACAGCGTCAAACACTTTGTTTCTCTAGCAAATGAGGGAAAGTATCCAAAGATTCGAGCTTTATTGCATAAATTTGTGAAACATGAAAAAGCTCCCCCAGTTTCTTCATTTTGTCACGCCCTTTCAACTTCAAGTGATAATTTATGTGCTAATCATATCATTTTTGATATATTGATGTCATCTTATGTGAACAACACTAAGCTTGATTTGGCCTTGGAGTCTTTTAAGAGGGCTGGTGATTATGGGTTTAAGTTTTCGGTGCTTTCGTGTAACTCATTGCTGGGTATGTTGGTCAAGGAATGTAGAATAGGGAGCTTGGAGTTTGTGTACAAGGAGATGATCAGGAGAAGGATTGAGTTGAATCTGATCACATTCAACACAATGATCAATGGGTTGTGCAAGGCCGGTAAGTTGAACAAAGCGCGAGACATGGTCGAGGATATGAAGGTTCGGCAGGTACTACCAAATGTGGTTACTTATAATACCTTGATTGATGGGTACTGTAAGAGGGGTGGGATGGGGAAATTGTATCAAGCCAAGATGCTGTTTAAGGAGATGATGGAGAATAGGGTCCTCCCCAATGTGGTCACTTATAACATTCTCATTGATGGGTCTTGCAAGGATGGTAGTCTGGTTTCAGGTATTAAACTGTTTAGGGAATTGAAAGAACAAGGTTTGAAGCCAAGTGCAATAACATTTAATACACTGATTAATGGATTATGCATCGGTGGAAAAATTGATGAGGCAATGACGTTGAAAGAAGACATGGTAAAATCAGGTTTGGAGCCAAATATCGCGACTTATAATGCACTAATTAATGGGTTcgctaaaaaaaatatgttgacGGAAACTAGAGAATTTCTTGATGAGATTGTGAAGAAAGGGATTGTTGTCAATGTACTGACATATAATACTCTGATTGATGCTTATTGCAAAGCTGGTAAAGTGGAAGATGCATCATCTATATACTATATGATGTTAGAGAGAATGATGTATCCTAATGTTTCAACCTATAATAGCTTAATTGGTGGTTATTTTCGCGGAGGAAATATTGAAGAAGTAAATAAGCTTCTGTTCGAAATGGAGAAAAATGGCTTGAAAGCTGATATAATCACCTACAACATAAGAATAAATGCAATGTGCAAGATCGGACAAACAAGGAATGGAGTTAGGCTTCTTGATGAGATGTCTCAAAAGGGGTTGAACCCCACTCATGTAACATACAACGCTTTGGTGGCTGGTTATTGCCACCAAGGAAACCGTAGAGCAgcattgactatgatgaaaagAATGGAAAAAGAAGGAAAGCGACCAAATGTTGTGACATATAATGTGTTGATCAAGGATCACTGTCAGAATGGCAAACTGGAAGAAGCAAATAGACTTCTTAATGAGATGTTGGAGAAAGGATTGGTTCCTAATCGGATAACCTATGATATTATTAAGGAGGAGATGGTGGAAAAAGGATTCATTCCGGACATAGATGGGCACCTTTATAATGATTCGGTTTGA
- the LOC140863805 gene encoding uncharacterized protein isoform X1, with protein MSFLLLKRLYHSNSARKSLLKTHLLPRILSYSSCCSLNPIHEQFVSAGKFDNGFPSVFSFNWKVQYGSTFTRLACSQAAVESSTFDGLTVERIIANNWTIYDENENDWKSHASAIARSIHLIKKRLRWKRLLQRVETLSEQLNKPDLWEGPADAGKISREHGSLMGKLKEVNSFEQELFKYIDRLKLAREDNDPELESESLNGLLTLRISIKEKELESLPAGEHDSCSCFIEYNFQASSLENSVKHFVSLANEGKYPKIRALLHKFVKHEKAPPVSSFCHALSTSSDNLCANHIIFDILMSSYVNNTKLDLALESFKRAGDYGFKFSVLSCNSLLGMLVKECRIGSLEFVYKEMIRRRIELNLITFNTMINGLCKAGKLNKARDMVEDMKVRQVLPNVVTYNTLIDGYCKRGGMGKLYQAKMLFKEMMENRVLPNVVTYNILIDGSCKDGSLVSGIKLFRELKEQGLKPSAITFNTLINGLCIGGKIDEAMTLKEDMVKSGLEPNIATYNALINGFAKKNMLTETREFLDEIVKKGIVVNVLTYNTLIDAYCKAGKVEDASSIYYMMLERMMYPNVSTYNSLIGGYFRGGNIEEVNKLLFEMEKNGLKADIITYNIRINAMCKIGQTRNGVRLLDEMSQKGLNPTHVTYNALVAGYCHQGNRRAALTMMKRMEKEGKRPNVVTYNVLIKDHCQNGKLEEANRLLNEMLEKGLVPNRITYDIIKEEMVEKGFIPDIDGHLYNDSV; from the exons ATGTCATTTTTGTTGCTGAAAAGATTGTATCATTCCAATTCAGCTCGAAAATCCCTCCTGAAGACCCATTTACTCCCTCGAATTCTCTCTTATTCCTCTTGCTGTTCCCTTAATCCAATTCATGAACAGTTTGTTTCAGCTGGGAAATTTGATAATGGGTTTCCATCAGTTTTTAGCTTTAACTGGAAAGTTCAATATGGGTCTACTTTCACCCGTCTTGCGTGTTCACAGGCTGCTGTTGAGTCATCCACTTTTGATGGGCTAACTGTGGAACGCATCATCGCGAATAATTGGACCATTTATGATGAAAATGAGAATGATTGGAAGAGCCATGCTTCTGCCATCGCTCGGTCTATCCACCTTATCAAGAAACGACTACGA TGGAAAAGATTATTACAGAGGGTGGAGACCTTATCAGAACAGCTGAATAAGCCAGACCTGTGGGAAGGTCCTGCAGACGCAGGAAAGATAAGCCGTGAGCACGGCTCACTTATGGGCAAATTAAAAGAGGTCAATTCATTTGAGCAAGAACTTTTTAAGTACATCGACAGATTAAAACTTGCACGTGAAGATAATGACCCGGAATTGGAATCG GAATCTTTGAATGGTCTACTTACATTGAGGATATCCATCAAAGAAAAAGAGCTTGAATCCCTACCAGCTGGGGAGCATGACTCTTGCTCCTGTTTCATCGAG TATAATTTCCAGGCCAGCTCCCTAGAAAACAGCGTCAAACACTTTGTTTCTCTAGCAAATGAGGGAAAGTATCCAAAGATTCGAGCTTTATTGCATAAATTTGTGAAACATGAAAAAGCTCCCCCAGTTTCTTCATTTTGTCACGCCCTTTCAACTTCAAGTGATAATTTATGTGCTAATCATATCATTTTTGATATATTGATGTCATCTTATGTGAACAACACTAAGCTTGATTTGGCCTTGGAGTCTTTTAAGAGGGCTGGTGATTATGGGTTTAAGTTTTCGGTGCTTTCGTGTAACTCATTGCTGGGTATGTTGGTCAAGGAATGTAGAATAGGGAGCTTGGAGTTTGTGTACAAGGAGATGATCAGGAGAAGGATTGAGTTGAATCTGATCACATTCAACACAATGATCAATGGGTTGTGCAAGGCCGGTAAGTTGAACAAAGCGCGAGACATGGTCGAGGATATGAAGGTTCGGCAGGTACTACCAAATGTGGTTACTTATAATACCTTGATTGATGGGTACTGTAAGAGGGGTGGGATGGGGAAATTGTATCAAGCCAAGATGCTGTTTAAGGAGATGATGGAGAATAGGGTCCTCCCCAATGTGGTCACTTATAACATTCTCATTGATGGGTCTTGCAAGGATGGTAGTCTGGTTTCAGGTATTAAACTGTTTAGGGAATTGAAAGAACAAGGTTTGAAGCCAAGTGCAATAACATTTAATACACTGATTAATGGATTATGCATCGGTGGAAAAATTGATGAGGCAATGACGTTGAAAGAAGACATGGTAAAATCAGGTTTGGAGCCAAATATCGCGACTTATAATGCACTAATTAATGGGTTcgctaaaaaaaatatgttgacGGAAACTAGAGAATTTCTTGATGAGATTGTGAAGAAAGGGATTGTTGTCAATGTACTGACATATAATACTCTGATTGATGCTTATTGCAAAGCTGGTAAAGTGGAAGATGCATCATCTATATACTATATGATGTTAGAGAGAATGATGTATCCTAATGTTTCAACCTATAATAGCTTAATTGGTGGTTATTTTCGCGGAGGAAATATTGAAGAAGTAAATAAGCTTCTGTTCGAAATGGAGAAAAATGGCTTGAAAGCTGATATAATCACCTACAACATAAGAATAAATGCAATGTGCAAGATCGGACAAACAAGGAATGGAGTTAGGCTTCTTGATGAGATGTCTCAAAAGGGGTTGAACCCCACTCATGTAACATACAACGCTTTGGTGGCTGGTTATTGCCACCAAGGAAACCGTAGAGCAgcattgactatgatgaaaagAATGGAAAAAGAAGGAAAGCGACCAAATGTTGTGACATATAATGTGTTGATCAAGGATCACTGTCAGAATGGCAAACTGGAAGAAGCAAATAGACTTCTTAATGAGATGTTGGAGAAAGGATTGGTTCCTAATCGGATAACCTATGATATTATTAAGGAGGAGATGGTGGAAAAAGGATTCATTCCGGACATAGATGGGCACCTTTATAATGATTCGGTTTGA